The genomic region ATACTGTACCATCTTCTTTCTTGACTTCTACAGCATCTAAAATCTCTGGTAATTGACCAGCACCCTCAAAGTTAATATCGACTACAGGACCAATTACCTGAGCTACTTTTCCTTTTATTTGTGACATGCTTTAATTATTTTTTAATAGCTATTGTTATAAAATTTTGTGCAAAAGTAACACATTTTATTAGTTCTGCACATTTTAATCTGACTATTTCTATTTATTTATAAACTTTCTATCGTTAATTTGTTTAAAACCTCCTCCTTGTTTACCTTCTATTTATAGGTTAACAGATCAGTTAATCTTGATTAAGAAATCTTTAATTTTTGACGAGATTTGCAACTTCTTAAAAAAAAAGTTGTTTTTTTCTGTAAAAAAATTACTTTTGCGCTTTGTAAACGTACAAACAAATAACAAAAGTATTACAACATAAAAACAACTTATTATGTATTGGACATTAGAATTAGCATCTTATTTAGAAGATGCACCTTGGCCAGCAGTTAAAGAAGAATTAATTGACTACGCGATGAGAACTGGAGCTCCTTTGGAAGTTGTAGAGAACCTTTCTGCGCTGGAAGACGAGGGAGAAACTTATGAGACTATCGAAGATATTTGGCCTGATTATCCAACTAAAGATGATTTTTTCTTTAATGAGGATGAGTATTAATTCAACAAAAAACTAAAAAAGCAGTGGTTAAATCACTGCTTTTTTTTTGCTTTTAATTGGAATACATCATTAGGAAAACCTTATCCTCTTCTATAATAAAATTCCCATGCAGTAGAGCTCCTTTAGTAAACACGCTACTTGTGTAATTCGTACAAACTTGATGATGAGTAAGTTCTTGATGCTTTAACCATTTAAAATCAACCGAGCAATCTGTACTACTTCCTCCATCATTCGCAACTGCTGTCTTCAATTTTTCAATTGTTTCTTTCTCAAAATATAAAACAGCTTCTAATTGATAATCTGTTGGTCCAGGAATACTCGAATTTTCTATTCCTAACGGATAATACACCCATTGGGCACTAACAGGTTTATACTTTTCTAAATTGATTATTTTAGACAAAGTATCCAAATCATTACTTATACTTGGTACTTTCTGTTGTTTATTACTAGAATCGCAACTAAATAAAAAAAATAAAGAAAGAATTGCTATCAACCTAAAAATCATCTCA from Flavobacteriales bacterium harbors:
- a CDS encoding DUF2795 domain-containing protein — encoded protein: MYWTLELASYLEDAPWPAVKEELIDYAMRTGAPLEVVENLSALEDEGETYETIEDIWPDYPTKDDFFFNEDEY